In Oryza brachyantha chromosome 1, ObraRS2, whole genome shotgun sequence, the following are encoded in one genomic region:
- the LOC102701781 gene encoding LOW QUALITY PROTEIN: uncharacterized protein LOC102701781 (The sequence of the model RefSeq protein was modified relative to this genomic sequence to represent the inferred CDS: deleted 2 bases in 1 codon) yields MSDHHLSGDHHPSPASAATTALGPLLLLPSELLHDILIRLALPELLRVRSVARPLSHVISSPDFRRLYHLSSASSGPGPAAAWLLVFKKLRPRDAALRGFHGPSGRWFRIPVSAILGPAVPPGEDLYFLAASGSSFLFAANGRRELVVVDLSAHAARRLPPSPLGPRGTSSWRRFGLKLVADPPGSGQFRFLFAELVNNTPFLFEYQSETDTWQSSEAVLAEGASTEAGPDGTFLCAAHAGPDCVMVYSGPGVERPVFFRPRFPHNPNGGGADRLHVYGDGSAAVVRWTAIDEPSRTRAKVVAGVDLYGFGGSVGGDWQLVSTVPSQLIEGFRKPYAVMTGLLSEREGVVRLVLISNCRGAWDIVWLSYDRARGEWRWVPVPDWGTKGLNMAGIAVSSTFSRLWPPASPSSCTTSSP; encoded by the exons ATGTCCGACCACCACCTCTCCGGCGACCACCACCCCTCTCCGGCGAGCGCGGCCACCACCGCTCTAGGGCCCCTGCTGCTCCTCCCATCGGAGCTCCTCCACGACATCCTCatccgcctcgccctcccaGAGCTCCTCCGCGTCCGCTCCGTCGCGCGCCCGCTCTCCCACGTCATCTCGTCCCCGGACTTCCGCCGCCTGTACCACCtatcctccgcctcctccgggcCCGGGCCCGCGGCCGCGTGGCTCCTCGTCTTCAAGAAGCTCCGTCCCCGCGACGCCGCTCTCCGGGGTTTCCACGGCCCTTCCGGCCGCTGGTTCCGCATCCCCGTCTCGGCCATCCTCGGGCCCGCGGTGCCACCCGGCGAGGACCTCTACTTCCTGGCCGCGTCAGGCAGCTCCTTCCTCTTCGCCGCCAACGGCCGCCGCGAGCTCGTCGTGGTCGACCTCTCCGCccacgccgcccgccggctCCCCCCGTCCCCGCTCGGCCCGCGGGGGACCTCCTCCTGGCGCCGCTTCGGCCTCAAGCTTGTGGCCGATCCCCCCGGATCGGGCCAGTTTAG GTTTCTGTTTGCTGAGCTGGTGAACAATACGCCATTCCTCTTCGAGTACCAGTCCGAGACGGACACGTGGCAGTCATCGGAGGCGGTCCTGGCAGAGGGGGCGTCGACGGAGGCCGGGCCTGACGGGACGTTCCTGTGCGCGGCGCACGCCGGGCCGGACTGCGTGATGGTGTACTCCGGCCCGGGCGTGGAGCGGCCGGTGTTCTTCCGGCCGCGGTTCCCGCACAAcccgaacggcggcggcgcagaccGGCTCCACGTCTACGGCGACGGGAGCGCCGCGGTGGTGCGGTGGACGGCGATCGACGAGCCGAGCCGGACCCGGGCAAAGGTGGTGGCCGGCGTGGACCTGTACGGGTTCGGCGGGTCGGTCGGCGGCGACTGGCAGCTGGTCTCCACCGTGCCGAGCCAGCTGATCGAGGGGTTCCGGAAGCCGTACGCCGTGATGACTGGGCTGCTGTCGGAGCGGGAGGGCGTGGTCCGGCTGGTCCTCATCTCAAACTGCCGTGGCGCCTGGGACATCGTGTGGCTGTCGTAcgaccgcgcgcgcggcgagtGGCGGTGGGTGCCGGTGCCGGACTGGGGCACCAAGGGGCTCAACATGGCCGGCATCGCCGTCTCCTCCACCTTCTCCCGCCtctggccgccg gcctccccTTCGTCCTGCACCACCAGCTCCCCGTGA
- the LOC102702062 gene encoding ADP,ATP carrier protein 2, chloroplastic-like, with translation MESLALLHAKPGALPLRPGLRLPLPRPRSARAVLSPASVSRPTLQSPLLASRGGPSSRDAVVGLGYGLLRRRGGASGGVSCCAQPAAAAAAVPVPPEQPEGKKFLGVEVKTLKKIVPLGLMFFCILFNYTILRDTKDVLVVTAKGSSAEIIPFLKTWVNLPMAIGFMLLYTKLSNVLSREALFYTVIFPFIAFFGTFAFVLYPLRDVIHPTALADKLLAALGPSFLGPVAILRIWSFCLFYVMAELWGSVVISVLFWGFANQITTVEEAKEFYPLFGLGANIALIFSGRTVKYFSNLRKTLGPGIDGWEVSLKGMMSLVVVLGLVITSIYWGVNKFVLNDPSLPKSDRKKKKDKPKLGMKESLKVLLSSRYVRDLATLVVAYGISINLVEVTWKSKLKAQFPSPNEYSSFMGDFSTATGIATFTMMLLGRIILRKFGWGVAAMITPTVLLLTGVGFFSLILFGQPLTPMLATMGMTPLLAAVYVGALQNIFSKSAKYSLFDPCKEMAYIPLDEDMKVKGKAAIDVVCNPLGKSGGALIQQFMILAFGSLANSTPYLGGILLVIVLAWLGAASSLDKQFSSLAKEDLKKDKSAKEKVDPSLLKAPEGQADVLVEHTNGTVVSEATATESSPSNSSPSN, from the exons atGGAGTCGCTCGCGCTCCTCCACGCCAAGCCCGGtgccctccccctccgccccgggctccgcctccccctcccgcgGCCGCGATCCGCTCGCGCCGTCCTCTCCCCGGCCTCCGTATCCAGGCCCACGCTCCAATCCCCCCTCCTCGCTTCGAGAGGCGGCCCTTCCTCGCGGGACGCCGTCGTGGGATTGGGATATGGGTTGTTGAGACGGAGGGGCGGTGCTAGTGGTGGGGTTTCTTGCTGCGCGCAgcctgccgcggcggcggcggcggtgccggtgccgccgGAGCAGCCGGAGGGGAAGAAGTTCCTCGGCGTGGAGGTGAAGACGCTGAAGAAGATCGTGCCGCTCGGGTTGATGTTCTTCTGCATCCTTTTCAACTACACGATCCTGCGGGACACCAAGGACGTGCTGGTGGTGACCGCCAAGGGGAGCAGCGCGGAGATCATCCCCTTCCTCAAAACGTGGGTCAACCTTCCCATGGCCATCGGTTTCATGCTTCTGTACACCAAGCTCTCCAATGTGCTCTCCCGGGAGGCGCTCTTCTACACCGTCATTTTCCCCTTCATCGCCTTCTTCGGCACCTTTGCCTTCGTGCTCTACCCTCTCAGGGATGTGATCCATCCCACCGCGCTCGCTGACAAACTCCTTGCGGCGCTCGGCCCGAGCTTTCTAGGCCCCGTCGCCATTCTGAGGATTTGGAGCTTCTGCTTGTTCTATGTCATGGCCGAACTGTGGGGCAGCGTCGTCATCTCGGTCCTCTTCTGGGGCTTCGCCAACCAG ATTACTACAGTTGAGGAAGCAAAAGAATTCTACCCGCTATTTGGTCTTGGGGCTAATATTGCCCTAATCTTTTCTGGGCGTACTGTGAAGTATTTCTCAAATTTGCGCAAGACATTGGGCCCAGGTATTGATGGATGGGAGGTATCTTTGAAAGGAATGATGAGTTTAGTGGTGGTTCTTGGACTTGTGATTACTTCCATCTATTGGGGAGTAAACAAGTTTGTTTTGAATGATCCTTCTCTTCCAAAGTCTGATCGTAAGAAGAAAAAG GACAAGCCTAAGCTTGGAATGAAAGAGAGTCTTAAAGTTCTGCTCTCTTCAAGATATGTGAGGGACCTTGCTACTTTAGTGGTTGCCTATGGCATCAGCATCAACCTTGTGGAAGTCACATGGAAATCAAAGCTCAAGGCACAG TTCCCTAGTCCAAATGAGTATTCATCTTTCATGGGTGATTTCTCAACCGCTACTGGAATTGCTACTTTCACAATGATGCTGTTAGGCCGGATTATACTCCGAAAATTTGGCTGGGGGGTAGCTGCAATGATCACCCCAACAGTCTTGTTGCTGACTGGCGTTGGTTTCTTCTCACTGATTTTGTTTGGGCAGCCGCTCACTCCTATGCTTGCCACGATGGGCATGACCCCTCTTCTTGCAGCCGTTTATGTGGGTgcactacaaaatatatttagcaaGAGTGCAAAGTATAGTTTATTTGATCCGTGCAAAGAAATGGCCTATATTCCTTTGGATGAGGATATGAAG GTGAAGGGAAAGGCAGCCATTGATGTTGTGTGCAACCCGTTGGGCAAGTCTGGTGGCGCTCTTATTCAACAGTTCATGATCCTTGCATTTGGCTCATTAGCAAACTCCACCCCCTACCTTGGTGGCATATTGTTGGTGATTGTTCTAGCATGGCTAGGTGCAGCAAGTTCATTAGACAAGCAATTCTCAAGCTTGGCTAAGGAAGATCTCAAAAAGGATAAGTCTGCAAAAGAGAAGGTAGATCCTTCCCTACTCAAGGCTCCCGAGGGGCAGGCTGATGTATTGGTGGAACACACAAACGGTACTGTAGTGAGCGAAGCTACTGCAACGGAGAGTTCACCATCAAACTCATCCCCAAGTAATTAG